The following are encoded in a window of Penicillium oxalicum strain HP7-1 chromosome II, whole genome shotgun sequence genomic DNA:
- a CDS encoding Nucleolar protein 9 produces the protein MPREKQKRGRRAEQKAQKEESKREYDDTIEAPSAKRMKPSNEGDETVEPSFAEDADYIPFDEEAGQDQQLVEDLGEGNGDTPFYGLLDSDEQEYFSRANEMLEANQFHDAEERNLFVESVYQEANGKELKVACSQGCSRLMEKLISLSDARQLRRIFGKFLRHFLHLVQHRFASHCCETLFIHAAPVVMQKASKPRAKTSEDGEEEESDLSLADMFLSVIEELKDNWGYLLTERFASHTIRVLLLVLAGEPVDVTSKDSVVASRKKERLGLPAAGAQEEKETASTQKHGVPESFEPALKKIMSDMVAGVDDTYLRALATQPIGNPVLQVLLFLELSHFGKSSAKDPKSILRRLVPDESFEEGTDSATFIRGLLYDPVGSRLVETMVRYMPGKVFKNLYKNNIRDRIGSLSRNSTAGYVVLRTLERLGKDDLQNAMELIIPEVPGLIERSRLIVPKVLIERCLIRNVDTTPFAKALQAAYDSDPTVRLRQMLRLDEATDAGTRKLDDEEMIDADGDDRYKQRQQPAPGSSSTSAGEKLHASLLTQVMLTAPGPLSDLVYSSLLAQASDTIVQLAKEPTSSRVLQQALTLPTSTLQFRRQFIPRFQGHLAELAQDNSGSHVVDALWPASQDVFFVKERMAQELAEHEMTLRDSFLGRAVWRNWSMDLYKRRRGEWKARAKGIEQSPATAPSEGNGSRPKSKLELARERFAAKQAAAEAAAAES, from the coding sequence ATGCCTCgtgaaaagcaaaaaagagGCCGTCGGGCCGAGCAAAAGGCTCAGAAGGAGGAATCGAAGCGCGAATATGACGACACCATCGAAGCCCCATCCGCCAAACGCATGAAGCCTTCCAACGAAGGCGACGAGACCGTGGAGCCTTCGTTCGCAGAGGATGCAGATTACATCCCATTCGACGAGGAGGCGGGTCAAGATCAGCAGCTTGTCGAAGACTTGGGAGAGGGCAATGGCGATACACCGTTTTACGGATTGCTCGATAGTGATGAACAAGAGTACTTCTCGCGCGCAAATGAAATGCTCGAAGCGAACCAATTCCACGACGCCGAGGAGCGAAATCTCTTCGTGGAGAGTGTGTACCAGGAGGCCAATGgcaaggagctcaaggtTGCCTGTAGTCAAGGCTGCTCGAGACTGATGGAAAAGTTAATCTCCCTATCGGACGCCAGGCAGCTTCGACGCATTTTTGGAAAATTCCTCAGGcacttcctccaccttgTGCAGCACCGGTTCGCGAGTCATTGCTGCGAAACGCTATTCATTCATGCCGCGCCGGTAGTCATGCAGAAGGCGTCAAAACCCCGTGCCAAGACATCCGAGGAcggcgaagaggaggagtcgGACTTGTCGCTAGCAGACATGTTCTTAAGCGTGATTGAGGAATTGAAGGACAATTGGGGCTACCTTTTGACGGAGCGATTCGCCTCGCACACTATCCGGGTCTTGTTGTTGGTGCTCGCCGGAGAGCCGGTGGATGTCACATCGAAGGATTCTGTGGTTGCAAGTCGTAAAAAGGAAAGATTGGGTCTGCCGGCTGCCGGCGctcaagaggagaaagaaaccGCCTCTACACAGAAACACGGTGTTCCCGAATCGTTTGAGCCCGCgctcaagaagatcatgagCGACATGGTGGCCGGAGTTGACGACACTTATCTGCGGGCTTTGGCGACGCAGCCCATTGGCAACCCTGTCCTTCAGGTGCTCCTTTTCCTGGAACTTTCTCACTTTGGAAAGTCCAGCGCCAAAGACCCCAAATCTATTCTCCGCCGACTGGTGCCGGACGAGTCGTTTGAAGAAGGTACCGACAGCGCAACTTTCATTCGGGGTCTTCTGTACGATCCCGTCGGCTCTCGACTGGTGGAAACGATGGTCCGATACATGCCAGGCAAAGTCTTCAAAAACCTTTACAAGAACAACATTCGTGACCGTATCGGGTCATTATCTCGAAACAGTACGGCGGGATACGTGGTTCTGCGGACATTGGAGCGACTTGGCAAGGACGACTTACAGAATGCCATGGAGCTCATCATCCCCGAAGTTCCCGGTCTTATCGAGCGCTCACGTCTCATTGTCCCCAAGGTGTTGATTGAGCGTTGCTTGATCCGCAATGTCGACACCACCCCCTTTGCCAAGGCGCTCCAGGCTGCGTATGATTCCGATCCGACTGTGCGCCTCCGACAGATGCTCCGACTCGACGAGGCGACCGATGCCGGAACACGGAAATtggacgatgaggaaatGATTGACGCGGATGGGGATGATCGTTATAAGCAACGCCAGCAACCAGCCCCCGGTTCCTCATCAACATCCGCCGGAGAGAAATTGCACGCGTCTCTATTGACACAGGTGATGCTCACAGCCCCGGGTCCTCTCAGCGACCTCGTCTATTCGAGTTTGCTGGCCCAAGCATCCGATACAATCGTCCAACTGGCCAAGGAACCCACCTCGTCCCGGGTCCTCCAACAAGCCTTGACTCTACCCACTTCCACTCTCCAATTCCGCCGGCAATTCATCCCCCGTTTCCAGGGTCATCTCGCCGAGCTTGCGCAGGATAACAGTGGCTCACACGTTGTGGACGCCCTCTGGCCCGCCTCGCAGGacgtcttcttcgtcaaggAGCGAATGGCCCAAGAACTCGCCGAGCACGAGATGACTCTCCGTGACTCGTTCCTGGGGCGTGCTGTATGGCGCAACTGGTCGATGGATCTCTACAAGCGCCGTCGTGGGGAGTGGAAAGCTCGTGCCAAGGGTATTGAACAGAGCCCGGCTACGGCTCCTTCGGAAGGTAATGGGTCACGGCCCAAGTCCAAATTGGAGCTGGCGCGTGAAAGATTCGCCGCCAAACAAGCGGCTGCTGAAGCCGCTGCGGCGGAGTCTTGA